The Pseudodesulfovibrio cashew genomic sequence TCAGCCAACACTTTCAGCAAACCAAGCTCGCCGGGACTGCCCGTGGCCAATTTGTATACGGTCTTCCCTGGACCGTATTCTGCCTTGCACTGGACGCCTTCAGCATAGGCAACGCCAGTAAGCATGAGCAACATCAATACGAGAGACAAAATCCTTTTCATGAATACTCCTCCCTGGTTGGATTATGATTTTACATCCAATACCACAAATGAATTATGCTGAGCAATACACAATTCACCATAACTATGGAGCATCACGAACAATACGGTGGAAGTATACAATTACCACGACCCAACGCAAAAAGCCCGCCGCACGGAAGTGCGGCGGGCTGCTTTCGCAGAAATTGCGCAGATGAAGCTAGGCTTCGATCTTATTGATGGCTACCTGCAGGCGGGAAATGCGGCGCTTGGCCTGGGCAGCGTGGATAACGTTCTTGCGGGCGGCCTTGTCCAGAATGGAAGCGGCGGCCTTGAGAGCCTCGTTGGCCTTGGCGACATCCTTTTCCTCGATGGCAACACGAACAGCCTTGACGGTGTTCTTGATGCGGGTCTTGGAAATGCGGTTGCGGGCGCGACGCTTCAAGCTCTGACGGTGCCTTTTCAGGGCGGATTTGTGATTAGCCAAGGTAATTTCTCCTGATCAATGTATTTCGTAAAAAAAGCTTTTGCTTGTGATTCTTCCCAAAGGGAGAGCCTTTTATATGGACTCTGCCTCTGATGTCAAGCGTTTTCTCTGTCCCTGCGGCAAACAAAGTGGCCGCACCGGACCAACCTAAACCTGCAGAGCGCTGAAATCGGCCAGACGACCCAGCTTGTCCACCAGCGCTTTGAGCAGATTCAACCGATTGAGGCGAACCTCCTGATCATCGCACATGACCATGACGTTGTCGAAGAACGCATCCACGGACGGGCGCAGCTCCCGCAGGAGTCCCATCAGTCCGGCGAAGTCGCCGGCCTGCCACAGATCGTCGAAACGCGGCCCCATTTCCTCCAGGCGGGTACCGAATGCTGTTTCCGCCTCGCCTTCGAACAACTCCTTGGTGTAGCCTCCGGTCAGGACCTGCCCGGCCTCGTCACCCTGCTTGCGGATGATGTTGGCAGCGCGCTTGAAGGTCAGCACAGCCTGCTCGAAGTCCGCCTCCCTAGTGAAGTCGGCAAGAGCTTCCAAACGGGCCTTGAGGGTCCGGATGTCGTTGAATCCGGCACCAAGGGCAGCGTCAACGGCGAGGGTGTCAAAGCCCTGGCCCGTGAACAGCGCGCGCAGACGCTGGCCGAAGAATTCCATCAGGTTGGACAGGGACTCGCCCTGCTCCACCTTCCACTTGATATCCTTGCTGTACGCAGCCTGGGCGTTCTTCAGGAAAACCTCCAGGTCGACGTCCAGATCATGCTCCATGATGATCCTGGCGATGCCCAGAGCGCAACGACGCAGGGCATAAGGATCGTTTGCACCTGTGGGCTTCTTGCCCAGGCCGAAACAACCGGCCATGGTGTCGGCCTTGTCCGCCATGGAGACCAACGCACCGGACAGGCTTGAAGGCACCGGGGTATCGGGGCCAGCAGGCAGGTACTGCTCGTAGATGCCCTGAGAGACGATGTCACCCTTGTCTTTGCGAGCCGCGTAGATACCGCCCATCTTGCCCTGAAGCGAGTCGAACTCAATGACCATCTCGGAAACGAGGTCCGCCTTGGCCAGACGTCCGGCCTCGGCGTATTCAGCAATCTCGCCCGGCAGGATGGATTTGGACTCGCCGAGCATTCCGGCCAGCTTGGAACACAGAGTTTCAATGCGACGCGCTTTGTCTCCCACCGAGCCCAGCGGACCGAGAAAGACGACGTTTTCCAACTTGTCGAGCCAGGTCTGGAACTCCACCTCGCAGTCGGCTTCCCAGAAGAAACGGGCGTCTTCCAGGCGAGCCTTCAGCACTCGCTCCCACCCCTTCTTTACCAAGGCCACATCAGTGGGCTCAAGGTTGAGGGTGGTCAGGAAATGAGCCATGAGCTTGCCGTCGGGCCCCTGGACACCGAAAGACTTCTGATGGGACTGCATGGAGGTAAGAAGTACCTCACGCGGCAGTTCCAGATACAACTCATCGATGTCGCCAATAAGCGGCTTCGGGTACTCGACCAGGTTGGCCACTTCATCCAGCAGGCCGTCGTTCCAGACGATCTCACCGCCCAGTTCCTTGGCCAATCTGTCGCCTTCGGCCACGATGGTCTTCTTGCGTTCCTCGGGATCGATGACAACTTTGCAGTCGTTCTCGATAACGGAAAAATAGTCGGCTGAGGAAGCCACGGCAAACGGTCCCGGACCCATGACCCGATGGCCGCGCGTTTCCCGTCCGGAGGTCATGTTCTCCACGGTGAATTCCACCACGGCGTCATCGAGCAAGGCCAGCAACCAGCGCACGGGACGGCCAAAGGTAAAGTCATACCCGCCCCAATGCATCCGTTTGGGGAAAGAAAGGGATTCCACTGCCTTGAGGCAGAGTTCAGGGAGAATGTCAGCAGTCTTGCCACCACCCACGACCTTCTTGGCCGCCAGGTATTCACCCTTGCCCGTGTCCATTTTAAAGAGGTCTGCTTCGGCCACGCCCTGGGTCTTGGCAAAACCGGCCCCGGCCTTGGTCAGGTTGCCGTCGGCGTCGTAAGCGATGCGGGTGGGCGGCCCGGTGACGGTCTCCTCTTCCTGGCGCTGCGCCTCGGCGATCGCCACCACCTGCGCGGTGATACGACGCGGCGTGGCAAAGGTCCGCACCTCGGCGGCCTCGACCATGGCTTCGTCCAGCAGCTTGCCGAAAGTCTCTTTCAACTCCGCAGCCAGCTTCGGCACGAAGCGGGCAGGCATTTCCTCGGTTCCGATTTCCAGTATGAATTCGGCCATTGTTCTACTCTTTTATTGTAATTGCGCGTGGCAGCGTTATTTCTTCAGCATGGGGTATCCCATCTCCTCACGCTGGTCGGCGTAGAGACGGGCAATCTTGGATGCCAGGTTCCGGACGCGGCCGATGTAGGTAGCGCGCTCGGTGATAGAGATGGCGCCGCGAGCGTCCAGCATGTTGAAGGAGTGGGAACACTTGAGACAGCAATCGTATGCGGGCCAAGGCAATCCCTCCTCGCACAACTTCAGGCACTCGGCCTCGAACTTGTTAAAGAGATCGAACAGCAATTCCGGCGTGGACAACTCAAAATTGTACTTGGACATCTCCACTTCATTCTGATGAAAGACGTTGCCGTAGGTGATCTCGTCATTCCACTGGAGATCATAGACCGATTCTTTCTCCTGGAGATACATGGAGATACGCTCCAGGCCGTAGGTGATCTCCACGGACACCGGCTTGAGATCGATGCCACCCACCTGCTGGAAGTAGGTGAACTGAGTCACTTCCATGCCGTTGAGCCAGACTTCCCAGCCAAGGCCCCAGGCGCCCAGGGTGGGCGACTCCCAGTCATCCTCAACAAAACGAATATCGTGGGCCTTTGCATCAATGCCGAGAGCCCCGAGTGACTCGAGATACAGCTCCTGAACGTTGTCCGGCGAAGGCTTCAGGATGACCTGGAATTGATAGTAGTGCTGCAAACGGTTCGGGTTTTCGCCGTAGCGGCCGTCAGTGGGACGCCTGGAAGGCTCTACATAGGCGGTCTTCCACGGCTCGGGACCTATGACGCGGAAAAAGGTATTGGGATTGAACGTGCCCGCGCCGCACTCGATATCCATAGGCTGCACCACGGCGCAGCCGTAATCGGCCCAGAAATCCTGAAGTGTCAATATGACGTTCTGAAAATTCATCAGTTTCTCCAACTCATACCTTTTTATACATACCGTTATCCCAGGACAGGCCCAGGTGATAGGCAACGAACAATTCCACCAGTTGACTGCACTGGCGGCGAATACCGACGTCCATTTCCACGGAGGCCCAGTCGGCAGGCCTGCTCCGCTGTATCCAATCCAGGGCGCGCAACGCACCGGCGGAAACCTGCCGAGCAAGTCCCTCTAACGGTTTCCCGGCGGAAAGACAAGTGGGACAGGCTACCTGCCCGGTCTCCACGCCGAACTGATATCCCTTTTCCGTACCCACCGGCTTACCGCATGCGCCACAGGAAAGAAAGTCCGGCGTATAGCCCATGGCAAAGGCATATTGGGCCCGGAACAACCAAGGCACGAAGTCGGGTGCCCCACCCGTTTCCAGCATCTCCCATGTCTCCAGCAACAGGCCGTAGGCATGGACGGCATCCGACGGACCGGCATCCACGGCCTCAATGAACTTGACGCAGTTGGCGGCTATGCCCGTCTTGAGCGGGTCCTTGCGCACACCGGGAAAATTGTTGAGCAACGATCCTTCCTCCAGAACCGTATACTCTCCGCGCCTGCCGGAACCGATGGTGAAAAGAACATGGGAAAGCGGGTCAAGGCAACCAACGAAACGACGTCGGCTATGGCTCCCGCCGAAGGCAAAGGCATTGAAGATGCCGCGCGATGGTGTAAGCAGACGAACCCAGACGTCCGACTCCCGGAAACGGCCCGTTTTCAGGACAAGCGCTTTTTCCGTGGCCCCCATGCCGCAAGTCCCCCGGGGACGGGTT encodes the following:
- the rpsT gene encoding 30S ribosomal protein S20 — its product is MANHKSALKRHRQSLKRRARNRISKTRIKNTVKAVRVAIEEKDVAKANEALKAAASILDKAARKNVIHAAQAKRRISRLQVAINKIEA
- the glyS gene encoding glycine--tRNA ligase subunit beta, which encodes MAEFILEIGTEEMPARFVPKLAAELKETFGKLLDEAMVEAAEVRTFATPRRITAQVVAIAEAQRQEEETVTGPPTRIAYDADGNLTKAGAGFAKTQGVAEADLFKMDTGKGEYLAAKKVVGGGKTADILPELCLKAVESLSFPKRMHWGGYDFTFGRPVRWLLALLDDAVVEFTVENMTSGRETRGHRVMGPGPFAVASSADYFSVIENDCKVVIDPEERKKTIVAEGDRLAKELGGEIVWNDGLLDEVANLVEYPKPLIGDIDELYLELPREVLLTSMQSHQKSFGVQGPDGKLMAHFLTTLNLEPTDVALVKKGWERVLKARLEDARFFWEADCEVEFQTWLDKLENVVFLGPLGSVGDKARRIETLCSKLAGMLGESKSILPGEIAEYAEAGRLAKADLVSEMVIEFDSLQGKMGGIYAARKDKGDIVSQGIYEQYLPAGPDTPVPSSLSGALVSMADKADTMAGCFGLGKKPTGANDPYALRRCALGIARIIMEHDLDVDLEVFLKNAQAAYSKDIKWKVEQGESLSNLMEFFGQRLRALFTGQGFDTLAVDAALGAGFNDIRTLKARLEALADFTREADFEQAVLTFKRAANIIRKQGDEAGQVLTGGYTKELFEGEAETAFGTRLEEMGPRFDDLWQAGDFAGLMGLLRELRPSVDAFFDNVMVMCDDQEVRLNRLNLLKALVDKLGRLADFSALQV
- the glyQ gene encoding glycine--tRNA ligase subunit alpha, with translation MNFQNVILTLQDFWADYGCAVVQPMDIECGAGTFNPNTFFRVIGPEPWKTAYVEPSRRPTDGRYGENPNRLQHYYQFQVILKPSPDNVQELYLESLGALGIDAKAHDIRFVEDDWESPTLGAWGLGWEVWLNGMEVTQFTYFQQVGGIDLKPVSVEITYGLERISMYLQEKESVYDLQWNDEITYGNVFHQNEVEMSKYNFELSTPELLFDLFNKFEAECLKLCEEGLPWPAYDCCLKCSHSFNMLDARGAISITERATYIGRVRNLASKIARLYADQREEMGYPMLKK
- the recO gene encoding DNA repair protein RecO; this translates as MGATEKALVLKTGRFRESDVWVRLLTPSRGIFNAFAFGGSHSRRRFVGCLDPLSHVLFTIGSGRRGEYTVLEEGSLLNNFPGVRKDPLKTGIAANCVKFIEAVDAGPSDAVHAYGLLLETWEMLETGGAPDFVPWLFRAQYAFAMGYTPDFLSCGACGKPVGTEKGYQFGVETGQVACPTCLSAGKPLEGLARQVSAGALRALDWIQRSRPADWASVEMDVGIRRQCSQLVELFVAYHLGLSWDNGMYKKV